In Acidobacteriota bacterium, one DNA window encodes the following:
- the priA gene encoding primosomal protein N', producing the protein MPEYCDVALPVPLDATFTYRVAATAPVVGGRVLVPFGQQRMAGVVVRLHDDKPSVKTKEVLEALDAAPLLEAPLLELAEWIANYYLAPLGEVFRTMLPVMAEVRRIREYRITDVGHTELYRASELGSSRRSQRTPAEQDVEYAVLNHLSDREVARETALRSATGASRALLAGMLRKKWIAWQDVSESREQRRVAKVVVLKQVEGKLNDAQRTIVEALAASGGRLHLATLHGLEISASSLKTLEKRGVVAIEEEPQDFHLTSMKARKRDYELNAEQQKAFEHVTAAAQAGEFSVSLLYGVTGSGKTAVYLAAMQEALAAGKSALMLVPEIGLTPAAAAHLYEIFGDEVAILHSGLTPGERTEQWRRIHAGGARIVVGTRSAVFAPLPELALIVVDEEQDSSYKQEETPRYHGRDVAVMRGKLTGAAVVLGSATPSLESFHNAKKQKYALLELRERVEQRALPGVELVDMKVEFAETGADHLFSRKLTEEITACLARGEQAMILLNRRGYSAIVLCRSCGEKIECVNCAIALTYHKGANKLECHYCGYKRPVPKTCPKCGSEHIYFLGSGSEKLEDVLQTAFPGARIGRMDRDTIRGRGDFERVLNQMHAGEIDLLVGTQMIAKGHDVPGVTLVGVVGADFALGFPDFRAAERTFQLLTQVAGRAGRGETPGRVILQTFFPDHYAIQFAAQHDYDGFFEKEIRYRGWMHYPPFTALANVLVRSDKLEHALRWAGMLGRWFEANVKPKTKGLRVLGPAAAPIVRLKRDYRYHFVLKSDSRKRLNEILRAMLGHAVEQKIPRTNVIVDVDPLSLL; encoded by the coding sequence ATGCCCGAATATTGCGACGTGGCGTTGCCTGTCCCGCTCGACGCCACCTTTACCTACCGCGTCGCAGCGACTGCACCCGTGGTGGGCGGGCGGGTGCTCGTCCCCTTCGGACAGCAGCGCATGGCCGGCGTGGTCGTCCGTCTACACGATGACAAGCCCAGCGTAAAGACTAAAGAAGTACTTGAGGCGCTCGACGCCGCGCCTTTGCTGGAAGCGCCGCTGCTCGAACTGGCGGAGTGGATCGCCAACTACTACCTCGCGCCGCTCGGCGAGGTTTTCCGGACGATGTTGCCGGTGATGGCGGAGGTGCGGCGCATCCGCGAGTACCGCATCACCGACGTTGGACACACGGAGCTGTACAGGGCTAGCGAGCTGGGCTCCTCGCGCCGGTCGCAGCGGACTCCGGCGGAGCAGGACGTGGAGTACGCGGTGCTGAATCATCTCTCCGACCGCGAGGTGGCGCGCGAGACGGCGTTGCGCTCCGCTACCGGAGCCTCGCGCGCGCTGCTGGCCGGGATGCTGCGCAAGAAGTGGATCGCTTGGCAGGACGTTTCGGAATCGCGCGAACAGCGCCGGGTCGCAAAGGTCGTCGTGCTGAAGCAGGTAGAAGGGAAACTCAATGATGCGCAGCGGACCATTGTGGAAGCGCTGGCCGCCAGCGGTGGACGCCTGCATCTCGCGACGCTGCATGGCCTGGAGATATCAGCGAGCTCGCTGAAGACGCTGGAGAAACGTGGCGTGGTCGCCATCGAAGAAGAGCCGCAGGATTTCCACCTCACCTCGATGAAGGCGCGCAAGCGCGACTACGAGCTGAATGCCGAGCAGCAAAAGGCGTTCGAGCATGTGACGGCAGCGGCGCAGGCGGGAGAGTTTTCCGTCTCGCTGCTCTACGGCGTGACCGGGTCAGGCAAGACGGCGGTCTATCTCGCGGCGATGCAGGAGGCGCTGGCGGCAGGGAAGTCGGCGCTGATGCTGGTGCCGGAGATCGGGCTCACGCCGGCGGCGGCAGCGCATCTCTACGAGATCTTCGGCGACGAGGTCGCCATCCTGCACTCCGGACTTACACCGGGGGAACGCACTGAGCAGTGGCGCAGGATACACGCGGGCGGGGCGCGCATCGTGGTGGGGACGCGCTCTGCCGTGTTCGCGCCTCTCCCGGAGCTGGCACTGATCGTGGTTGACGAAGAGCAGGATTCCTCCTACAAGCAGGAAGAGACGCCGCGTTATCACGGGCGCGACGTTGCGGTGATGCGCGGCAAGCTGACGGGCGCGGCGGTGGTGCTGGGTTCAGCGACGCCGTCGCTGGAATCGTTCCACAACGCGAAGAAGCAGAAGTACGCGCTGCTCGAGTTGCGCGAGCGTGTGGAGCAGCGCGCGTTGCCGGGAGTGGAACTCGTCGACATGAAAGTCGAGTTCGCCGAGACCGGCGCCGACCATCTGTTCTCGCGCAAGCTGACGGAAGAGATCACCGCGTGCCTGGCGCGCGGCGAGCAGGCGATGATCCTGCTCAACCGGCGTGGATATTCCGCCATCGTGCTTTGCCGCTCATGCGGCGAGAAGATCGAGTGCGTGAACTGCGCCATCGCGCTCACCTATCACAAGGGCGCGAACAAGCTGGAATGCCATTATTGCGGATATAAGCGTCCGGTGCCGAAGACGTGTCCGAAGTGCGGCAGCGAGCACATCTACTTCCTCGGCTCAGGCTCGGAAAAACTCGAAGACGTGCTGCAAACGGCGTTTCCGGGGGCGCGCATCGGCCGGATGGACCGCGACACCATCCGCGGACGTGGCGACTTCGAGCGCGTGCTCAACCAGATGCACGCCGGCGAGATCGACCTGCTGGTAGGGACACAGATGATCGCCAAGGGACACGACGTTCCGGGCGTGACGCTCGTCGGCGTGGTCGGCGCGGACTTCGCGCTTGGCTTTCCTGATTTTCGCGCGGCCGAGCGGACCTTCCAATTGCTCACCCAGGTCGCGGGACGCGCGGGACGCGGCGAGACGCCGGGGCGCGTGATCCTGCAAACATTCTTTCCCGACCACTACGCCATACAGTTCGCGGCGCAGCACGATTACGACGGCTTCTTCGAGAAGGAGATACGGTATCGCGGGTGGATGCACTATCCGCCATTCACGGCGCTGGCGAACGTGCTCGTGCGCTCGGACAAGCTGGAGCACGCGTTGCGTTGGGCGGGCATGCTGGGGCGGTGGTTCGAGGCGAACGTAAAGCCTAAGACGAAGGGCCTGCGCGTGCTGGGGCCGGCGGCGGCGCCGATCGTCCGCTTGAAGCGGGACTACCGGTATCACTTCGTGCTCAAATCGGATTCGCGGAAGCGATT
- a CDS encoding uracil-DNA glycosylase, which produces MADLDNPQFQKELAARLQYYREMGIYDLYRREGSAGVSPAVAGASRDRSDPPPLSLPILRDVEAELRAIREDIGDCTRCALHKGRKNIVFGVGNAHAELMFVGEGPGADEDAKGEPFVGRAGQLLNKMIEAMGVTREQVYIANVVKCRPPENRAPERDEMETCSPFLYRQIAAIHPKVIVALGATAAKALLNVNEPMSALRGRWHDFRGTKLIATYHPAYLLRDPRQKKETWKDLQLAMKELGLPLPAKGVE; this is translated from the coding sequence ATGGCCGATTTAGACAACCCACAATTCCAGAAGGAACTTGCGGCGCGGTTGCAGTATTACCGCGAGATGGGGATCTACGACCTTTATCGGCGCGAAGGTAGCGCCGGCGTCTCGCCGGCTGTAGCGGGCGCGTCCCGCGACCGCTCGGATCCGCCGCCACTTTCGCTGCCGATCCTGCGCGACGTCGAGGCCGAACTGCGGGCCATCCGCGAAGATATTGGCGACTGCACGCGCTGCGCGCTGCACAAGGGCCGGAAGAACATCGTGTTTGGCGTGGGGAACGCGCACGCCGAGCTGATGTTCGTGGGCGAGGGTCCGGGCGCGGATGAGGACGCCAAGGGCGAGCCGTTCGTCGGACGAGCCGGACAGCTGCTCAACAAGATGATCGAAGCGATGGGCGTAACGCGCGAACAGGTCTACATCGCGAACGTCGTCAAGTGCCGGCCACCCGAGAACCGCGCGCCGGAGCGCGACGAGATGGAGACGTGCTCGCCCTTCCTCTACCGGCAGATCGCGGCCATCCACCCGAAAGTCATCGTGGCGCTGGGCGCGACCGCGGCGAAGGCATTGCTCAACGTGAACGAGCCGATGAGCGCGCTGCGCGGACGCTGGCACGACTTCCGCGGGACCAAGCTGATCGCGACGTATCATCCGGCATACCTGCTGCGTGATCCGCGGCAGAAGAAAGAGACGTGGAAGGACCTGCAGCTGGCGATGAAGGAGCTCGGGCTGCCGCTGCCGGCCAAGGGCGTCGAGTAG
- the coaBC gene encoding bifunctional phosphopantothenoylcysteine decarboxylase/phosphopantothenate--cysteine ligase CoaBC, protein MKIALGVCGGIAAYKAAEIVRLLQDRGVRVQVVMTRAAQEFVRPLTFAALSGEKVITGLFGAGAEEPNIDSAVEHIAVAQSIDALVVAPATADTLAKFANGLADDFLSTLFLATTAPVVVAPAMNVNMWEHEATQANIAKLKQRGVRVVEPDAGYLACGMTGPGRLASNESIVAAALEALGATQDLAGETILITAGPTREFVDPVRYISNRSSGKMGYALAEAALRRGAHVILITGPVALKPPGAAEVIPVETAEQMREGVLGNLARATIAISTAAVADYKAKHVAGEKIKRTGPMTLELEATADILAEIAKVRQNQILVGFAAETSNVLANAKAKLERKQLDMIVANDVSKPAIGFDSDRNEVTILTRDGNVIDVPETTKWEVAHRVLDAVVKLKQRQPASIRS, encoded by the coding sequence CTGCTGCAAGACCGCGGCGTGCGCGTGCAGGTGGTGATGACACGCGCGGCGCAGGAGTTCGTGCGTCCGCTCACCTTTGCCGCGCTCTCCGGCGAGAAGGTCATCACCGGGCTGTTCGGTGCGGGTGCGGAAGAACCCAATATCGATTCCGCCGTCGAGCACATCGCGGTGGCGCAGTCCATCGACGCGCTTGTGGTCGCGCCGGCTACGGCGGACACGCTGGCAAAATTCGCCAACGGATTGGCGGACGATTTTCTCTCGACACTATTTTTGGCGACTACCGCGCCCGTGGTCGTGGCTCCCGCGATGAATGTGAACATGTGGGAGCACGAAGCCACGCAGGCGAATATCGCGAAGCTGAAACAGCGTGGCGTGCGCGTGGTCGAGCCCGACGCGGGATATCTTGCCTGTGGCATGACGGGCCCGGGACGTCTGGCGTCGAATGAGAGCATCGTTGCCGCGGCGCTCGAAGCGCTGGGCGCGACGCAGGATCTGGCGGGCGAGACCATCCTCATCACTGCCGGACCGACGCGCGAGTTTGTAGACCCGGTCCGCTACATCTCGAATCGCTCGAGCGGCAAGATGGGCTATGCGCTCGCCGAAGCCGCGCTGCGTCGGGGCGCGCACGTCATCCTCATCACCGGCCCGGTGGCGTTGAAGCCTCCGGGGGCGGCCGAAGTCATCCCCGTGGAGACGGCGGAGCAGATGCGCGAGGGGGTGCTCGGAAATCTTGCCCGCGCGACCATTGCGATCAGCACGGCCGCAGTGGCGGACTACAAAGCGAAGCACGTCGCGGGCGAGAAGATCAAGCGCACCGGACCGATGACGCTCGAACTCGAAGCCACGGCAGACATCCTGGCCGAGATCGCGAAGGTACGGCAGAATCAGATCCTCGTAGGTTTCGCAGCGGAGACCAGCAATGTTCTAGCGAACGCGAAAGCCAAGCTCGAGCGCAAGCAGCTCGACATGATCGTGGCCAACGACGTCTCAAAGCCGGCGATCGGCTTCGATTCGGATCGCAATGAAGTCACCATCCTCACACGCGACGGCAACGTGATCGACGTGCCGGAGACCACAAAGTGGGAGGTCGCGCACCGCGTCCTCGACGCAGTGGTGAAGCTGAAGCAGCGCCAGCCTGCTAGTATTCGGTCGTAA